A genomic segment from Estrella lausannensis encodes:
- a CDS encoding tetratricopeptide repeat protein, producing the protein MVASKADGDNFLSFDQEVFVKELTKVIQSLVPRLDRVVNSYVRFNLFFLLLLSTEVSLLLGFFGFLLQSSLVAIALSLIFLTVFSYFILKTYLIAKKPEQFDDFVERFARGAESLIKYREGIPEHHYALATAFSKMAAALNRREYAFFKPPMIFSAFSPTCEKISCNLFWQDFHQMKEMLLKRSIEEHLKLIRCEPTNLEVHASLASAYINLSNLYHDPRESEGYDSEIWIPANKYTPALKEKFSLIAKRAIEEFKILESYAPNDTWVHSQLAYSYHDLNMPLEEIGEWEAIIRLRPDDKESLFKLGKLYFSQGMNGKGLRIYEELRASNYTKAEELIKYYGSWNSI; encoded by the coding sequence ATGGTTGCTTCAAAGGCCGATGGCGACAATTTTTTAAGTTTCGACCAGGAAGTATTTGTTAAAGAGCTTACAAAAGTCATCCAATCTTTAGTTCCGCGTCTTGACCGGGTTGTTAATTCGTACGTGCGATTTAATCTCTTCTTTCTTCTTTTACTTTCCACCGAAGTTTCGCTTTTGCTCGGATTCTTCGGTTTTCTTTTACAGTCCTCGCTTGTCGCGATTGCCCTGTCTTTGATTTTTCTGACCGTGTTTTCCTATTTTATACTGAAGACATATCTTATCGCCAAAAAGCCGGAACAGTTTGATGATTTTGTTGAACGGTTTGCCCGGGGCGCAGAAAGCCTGATCAAATACCGGGAGGGAATACCCGAGCATCACTATGCTCTTGCGACTGCCTTTAGTAAAATGGCAGCAGCGTTGAACAGGAGGGAGTATGCATTCTTTAAGCCTCCCATGATTTTCAGTGCTTTTTCACCAACCTGCGAAAAAATTAGCTGCAACCTTTTTTGGCAGGACTTCCATCAGATGAAAGAGATGCTTCTCAAGCGCTCAATCGAAGAGCATCTGAAGCTGATCCGTTGTGAGCCGACCAATCTGGAGGTACACGCATCTTTGGCAAGCGCCTATATCAACCTTTCGAATCTCTACCATGACCCAAGGGAGTCGGAAGGATACGACAGCGAGATATGGATCCCGGCAAATAAATACACTCCGGCTCTTAAAGAAAAATTCAGCCTAATCGCCAAAAGGGCAATAGAGGAATTTAAAATTTTGGAGAGCTATGCTCCGAACGATACTTGGGTTCACTCACAATTGGCCTACAGCTATCACGATCTGAACATGCCGCTTGAAGAGATCGGGGAGTGGGAGGCGATCATCAGGCTTAGACCCGACGATAAGGAAAGTCTTTTCAAATTGGGCAAACTCTATTTCTCGCAGGGCATGAATGGAAAGGGGCTTCGGATATATGAGGAGCTGAGAGCGTCAAATTATACAAAAGCCGAAGAGCTGATTAAGTATTACGGTTCATGGAATTCGATTTAA
- a CDS encoding DUF4864 domain-containing protein — translation MDESGHADQNDAENSNVQVAKRRSPYSLILLLLLFIGGVFTYYNWSQEEDELLKTAKEYLETVRTGNLTNAYYTYTSAGFQKETSLKNFVASVKGNLLFEKMGSLHIQSNEAAEGKGTLKGFITTTDGFQAPFTLWLVKEDDEWKIDRFEAGASVKALEKQKVLEEVRVPIMAQLRAIRNGALDNAYFEETADEFKSATPIDNFKRFLGSFPEIQESRHEEFIEVNSRGGQATVELAVYTPSKSMKLVYEMIQDKGRWKIFSMQVLPVENPKEISSEDLQSIERAVQKQLALLSSGKLEEAYELTSKAFKAGTSKIEFDSFIKEHPFFEKNEGSKTKKWIDRNIGKALVEIQEAGDVYAVDFTLFKENDEWKIWGMEVRQVLEDGQPNAEEDQRFVSHLLRVIQEGKLQEAYDLSMAQDFKKVTSFEEFKNFVEVSPFFKSSWTAKLFERATLNDKAIVKVEFVSGEESSPEVLEFDLVKEESKWKVVGIKVLDISSDDSEEEVEGANLDLALELLNGEKSAQGTYRVKSSLSTLQAILNFEGAAKGEVLGIQLIHLESGHRLGEKKFVLDKGGKGSLPLFITIPDGSLATGKYELLISDRRGKHSFLIESMP, via the coding sequence ATGGACGAAAGCGGTCACGCCGATCAAAATGATGCTGAAAATTCAAATGTTCAGGTTGCAAAGAGGCGTTCTCCCTATAGCCTTATCCTTCTCCTTCTTTTGTTCATAGGAGGTGTTTTTACCTATTACAATTGGTCCCAGGAAGAAGATGAACTTCTGAAAACTGCCAAAGAGTATCTGGAAACAGTCAGGACGGGGAATTTAACAAATGCCTACTACACTTATACCTCGGCAGGGTTTCAAAAGGAAACATCCCTGAAAAATTTTGTTGCCTCGGTGAAGGGCAACCTGCTCTTTGAGAAGATGGGCTCTTTGCACATCCAATCCAATGAAGCGGCAGAGGGTAAAGGCACGCTGAAGGGGTTTATCACAACTACAGATGGATTTCAGGCCCCTTTCACTCTTTGGCTTGTCAAGGAAGATGACGAATGGAAAATCGACCGTTTTGAGGCAGGCGCTTCTGTTAAAGCCCTAGAGAAGCAGAAAGTGTTGGAAGAGGTGAGAGTGCCGATAATGGCCCAGTTGAGGGCTATAAGAAACGGTGCTTTGGATAACGCCTATTTTGAGGAAACGGCCGACGAGTTTAAATCAGCGACTCCGATCGATAATTTTAAACGATTTTTAGGTTCGTTTCCCGAGATTCAGGAGAGCCGCCATGAGGAGTTTATAGAAGTCAACTCAAGAGGGGGGCAGGCGACGGTGGAGCTTGCCGTCTATACACCCTCGAAAAGCATGAAATTAGTCTATGAGATGATTCAGGATAAGGGCAGATGGAAAATTTTCAGTATGCAGGTTCTCCCGGTTGAGAACCCCAAAGAGATATCGTCCGAGGATTTGCAAAGTATTGAAAGAGCCGTTCAAAAACAGCTCGCCCTTCTCTCATCGGGAAAGTTGGAAGAGGCTTACGAGTTGACCAGCAAAGCGTTTAAAGCCGGCACTTCAAAGATTGAATTCGACTCCTTTATCAAAGAACATCCCTTTTTCGAAAAAAACGAGGGATCGAAAACAAAGAAATGGATCGACCGCAATATTGGGAAAGCTCTTGTCGAAATTCAGGAAGCTGGAGACGTCTACGCAGTGGATTTCACTCTTTTTAAAGAAAATGACGAATGGAAAATTTGGGGAATGGAAGTCAGGCAAGTTCTGGAAGATGGGCAGCCTAACGCTGAAGAAGACCAACGTTTCGTTTCGCATCTGCTGAGAGTCATCCAGGAGGGGAAGCTGCAAGAGGCGTACGATCTTTCGATGGCCCAAGATTTTAAGAAGGTCACATCGTTTGAAGAGTTTAAGAATTTTGTCGAGGTGTCCCCTTTTTTTAAGTCTTCATGGACTGCCAAGCTGTTTGAAAGGGCAACACTTAATGATAAGGCCATTGTCAAAGTCGAGTTTGTCTCAGGCGAAGAGAGTTCCCCCGAGGTTTTGGAATTTGATCTAGTCAAAGAAGAGAGCAAATGGAAAGTCGTTGGAATCAAAGTGCTTGATATTTCCAGTGATGACAGCGAGGAAGAGGTTGAAGGCGCTAATCTGGATCTTGCCCTGGAACTTTTAAATGGCGAGAAGTCGGCGCAGGGAACTTATAGAGTCAAGAGCTCCCTCAGCACCCTGCAGGCCATCTTGAATTTTGAAGGGGCGGCAAAGGGAGAAGTGCTGGGAATACAGCTGATTCATCTCGAGAGCGGGCATCGCTTGGGTGAGAAAAAATTTGTGCTGGATAAAGGGGGAAAGGGTTCATTGCCTCTCTTCATCACCATCCCTGATGGGAGCCTGGCTACCGGCAAGTACGAGTTGCTCATCTCGGACAGAAGAGGCAAGCACAGCTTCTTGATTGAATCAATGCCATAG
- a CDS encoding YiiD C-terminal domain-containing protein, producing the protein MNHEELQKYLHDNIPLTRCMKVQVEMASLNRVVLTAPLQENINHKKTAFGGSLHTIATLSCWSLAFLNSVTLRGKADLVISESHILYLRPVTSDIICIAAQDDSKVWKRFEQGYLKFGKSRIRLSAKIFQDGHLAVDYNGDFAAVKVAV; encoded by the coding sequence ATGAACCATGAAGAGCTACAAAAATACCTCCATGACAATATCCCCCTTACCAGATGTATGAAGGTGCAAGTGGAAATGGCGTCATTAAACCGGGTCGTTCTTACCGCTCCCTTGCAGGAGAATATCAATCACAAAAAAACGGCTTTCGGAGGCAGTCTGCATACCATCGCTACGCTCTCTTGCTGGAGCCTTGCATTTTTGAATTCCGTAACCTTAAGAGGAAAGGCTGATCTGGTTATCTCCGAAAGCCACATCCTCTATCTTCGGCCGGTAACTTCCGACATCATTTGCATAGCCGCACAGGACGATAGTAAAGTTTGGAAGCGCTTTGAACAGGGTTATTTAAAGTTTGGCAAGAGCCGTATACGTCTTTCTGCGAAAATTTTCCAAGACGGCCATCTCGCTGTCGACTATAATGGTGATTTCGCAGCAGTAAAAGTAGCTGTTTAG
- a CDS encoding DMT family transporter yields the protein MALVFLLYALFASVFVIAKFGLEYASPFFLVGSRMFLAGILILAYQWYKNPEKLDIRKDWLPFLKLALFNIYLTNVFEFWGLKYLTSFKTCFIYSLSPFLSALLSYFIFSEKLSLKKWLGLVVGVGGFAPILFAQGQEELQGGLLFVFSWAELSVLMATICSVYGWILLRVVVNERQHSPMIANGFSMLAGGAMALVHSYISEDWNPYPVQSWLPFIEAALALIVISNLVCYNLYGYLLKRFSATFMSFAGFTTPIFTALFGFLFLGEEVTTPFIASVGIVFVGLTIFYQEELAVLAREKRQKQLQEAV from the coding sequence ATGGCTCTTGTTTTTTTATTATATGCTCTCTTTGCCAGTGTCTTTGTAATTGCCAAGTTCGGGCTAGAATATGCCTCTCCCTTTTTCTTGGTCGGAAGCCGTATGTTCCTCGCCGGAATCCTTATTCTGGCCTATCAGTGGTATAAAAATCCTGAGAAACTCGATATCCGAAAAGATTGGCTTCCCTTTCTGAAGCTGGCTCTATTTAACATCTACCTGACAAATGTGTTCGAGTTTTGGGGCCTTAAGTATCTCACGTCTTTTAAAACCTGCTTTATCTATAGTCTCTCCCCCTTTCTGTCGGCCTTGTTATCCTATTTTATCTTCTCTGAAAAACTGTCGCTGAAGAAGTGGCTGGGACTTGTCGTGGGCGTTGGAGGCTTTGCGCCGATTCTTTTCGCACAAGGGCAGGAGGAGCTTCAAGGTGGTCTCCTTTTTGTCTTTTCCTGGGCGGAGCTCTCTGTCTTGATGGCAACGATCTGCAGCGTGTATGGCTGGATCTTACTACGTGTCGTTGTGAATGAAAGACAACACTCTCCCATGATCGCCAATGGATTTAGCATGCTTGCAGGCGGTGCCATGGCACTAGTACACTCCTACATAAGCGAGGATTGGAACCCCTACCCAGTGCAGTCGTGGCTGCCCTTTATTGAAGCGGCGCTTGCGCTGATCGTTATCTCCAATTTGGTCTGCTACAACCTTTACGGATATCTTCTGAAGCGCTTCTCAGCAACGTTTATGTCGTTTGCCGGCTTTACCACACCCATATTCACAGCACTTTTCGGTTTCCTCTTCCTCGGTGAAGAGGTGACGACACCGTTCATCGCCTCTGTCGGAATCGTCTTCGTAGGACTTACGATTTTCTACCAGGAAGAGCTGGCGGTCCTGGCGCGGGAAAAGAGGCAAAAACAGCTTCAGGAGGCTGTATAA
- a CDS encoding NUDIX hydrolase — MSFKTGSNAMNPERKIRIFDTRPEGFEETAAVAAAHVVSDGKLLLLEGAEGKGKAGFFAPPAGKMEVGETPLETLERELFEETGIRLVNGVCPRLLFTLYISKRDIDYLYHCFEVPFLKPPSITLSPEHRSYRWETPEASAHLPLIEGGKVILERYLRCSPAFSPREIG; from the coding sequence TTGAGTTTCAAGACCGGCTCCAATGCCATGAATCCAGAAAGAAAAATCCGTATTTTTGACACTCGCCCCGAGGGATTTGAGGAAACAGCTGCAGTTGCCGCCGCTCACGTGGTCTCTGACGGAAAACTTCTATTGCTTGAAGGGGCGGAAGGGAAAGGGAAGGCCGGCTTTTTTGCTCCCCCGGCTGGCAAGATGGAAGTAGGTGAGACACCTCTAGAGACCCTTGAAAGGGAATTGTTCGAAGAGACGGGGATTCGACTTGTCAACGGGGTCTGTCCCAGACTGCTGTTTACACTCTATATCAGTAAGAGAGATATCGATTATCTCTATCACTGCTTTGAAGTTCCATTTTTGAAACCACCCTCTATTACCCTCTCTCCTGAGCATCGCAGCTATCGCTGGGAAACCCCTGAAGCAAGTGCACATCTGCCCCTAATTGAAGGTGGTAAGGTTATTTTAGAAAGATATCTGCGCTGCTCTCCTGCCTTCTCACCCCGTGAAATTGGCTAA